In the Palaeococcus pacificus DY20341 genome, one interval contains:
- a CDS encoding universal stress protein produces MFEKILFPTDFSEVSLHALRSCIPLLFKIGAKKLYLIHVVDITATDIEALELMKIDEEHLKKLANELKEKGIDVENVVKLGIPSLEIAEIAKEKDVDLVVTPSKGENILRQMLLGSTASNLVRTTKKPVLLIKYEWDEEKKEITCTCDCSKIFKRPLIALDFSKCSIKIMEAIKKFEELVEEGILLHTVDYGKMEELEENAQRAKERLEKYARIVKFPVEKEVSFGVASQSIIGLSLTKEASIIVIGKKGRSILKDLLLGSTAERVVRDSKTPVLLVPCE; encoded by the coding sequence GTGTTTGAGAAGATTTTATTCCCAACGGATTTTTCTGAGGTTTCTCTCCATGCTTTGAGGAGCTGTATCCCCTTGCTCTTCAAAATAGGAGCAAAGAAGCTTTATTTAATCCACGTGGTTGATATAACCGCTACTGATATTGAAGCCCTAGAGCTTATGAAGATTGACGAAGAGCATCTCAAAAAACTGGCTAATGAATTGAAGGAAAAAGGAATAGATGTCGAAAATGTTGTAAAGCTTGGCATACCATCCCTTGAAATAGCAGAAATAGCAAAAGAAAAAGATGTTGATTTAGTTGTGACTCCATCAAAGGGAGAAAATATATTGAGGCAGATGCTCCTCGGAAGCACGGCTTCTAACCTCGTTAGAACCACAAAAAAACCAGTCCTTCTGATAAAATACGAGTGGGATGAGGAGAAAAAAGAGATTACGTGCACCTGTGACTGTTCAAAAATATTCAAAAGACCTCTCATAGCCCTTGACTTCTCAAAGTGCTCTATAAAGATAATGGAAGCCATCAAAAAGTTCGAGGAGCTGGTAGAGGAGGGCATTTTGCTTCACACGGTTGATTATGGAAAAATGGAGGAACTAGAGGAAAATGCTCAGAGAGCAAAGGAAAGACTCGAAAAATATGCAAGAATCGTGAAGTTCCCTGTTGAAAAAGAAGTGAGCTTTGGTGTAGCTTCACAGAGCATAATTGGATTAAGTCTAACCAAAGAAGCTTCAATAATAGTCATAGGCAAAAAAGGAAGGAGTATCCTAAAGGACTTGCTCTTAGGAAGTACAGCAGAAAGGGTTGTTAGAGATTCAAAGACGCCCGTTTTGTTGGTGCCATGCGAATGA
- a CDS encoding ABC transporter ATP-binding protein — translation MERKVVLETQNLVKNYYIGRKIVVPALRGIDLKIYEGEFVAIIGPSGSGKTTLLNMLGLLDRPTGGKIFIDGLDVSNLRDNQLSEIRLRKIGFIFQYYNLMPILTALENVELPMVLAGVSRKKRIKRAKDLLKAVGLEKFAHHKPTEMSGGQQQRVAIARALANNPSIVLADEPTGNLDTKTSEEIIQLLRKINKEKGTTFVVVTHDPEVADNADRIFQIRDGLLKEVETFEVGT, via the coding sequence ATGGAGCGGAAAGTTGTTCTAGAAACTCAAAACTTAGTCAAAAACTACTATATTGGAAGGAAGATAGTCGTGCCTGCTCTTAGAGGGATAGACCTGAAAATATATGAGGGGGAGTTTGTAGCAATAATAGGCCCCAGCGGAAGCGGTAAGACAACGCTCCTAAATATGCTTGGCCTGTTAGATAGGCCTACTGGAGGAAAGATATTCATAGATGGCTTAGATGTAAGCAATTTGAGGGATAACCAGCTTTCTGAGATACGGCTTAGAAAAATCGGCTTCATCTTTCAATATTATAATTTAATGCCAATCTTAACTGCTTTGGAAAACGTTGAGCTTCCTATGGTATTAGCGGGGGTTTCAAGGAAGAAGAGGATTAAACGGGCTAAAGATCTCTTAAAGGCCGTTGGGCTTGAGAAATTTGCTCATCACAAGCCAACAGAGATGAGCGGTGGTCAGCAGCAACGTGTGGCAATAGCGAGAGCCTTAGCTAATAACCCCAGCATAGTTTTGGCTGATGAACCAACGGGGAACTTGGACACAAAGACTTCTGAAGAAATTATTCAGCTGTTGAGAAAGATAAATAAGGAGAAAGGAACAACATTTGTTGTAGTAACGCATGATCCGGAAGTGGCAGACAACGCAGATAGAATTTTTCAAATAAGAGATGGTCTCCTTAAAGAAGTGGAGACGTTTGAGGTGGGAACATGA